The Kocuria flava nucleotide sequence TCGAAGGAGTCGCGGATCGCGGCGGAGACGATGCGGGTGCCGGGGGCGGCGGGCAACGTGCTGGTGCTGGGCCACCCGTACGTGGACATCTGGCAGGCGGTGCGGCCGCGGGTGCTGGGCTTCGAGGCGTGGCCGGAGGTGCCGCGGGGCACGGACTGGAAGACGGGCACGGCGGCGGCGCTGGGGTGGCCGCACCGGGAGCCCGGGGACCTGGGGCGGGTGTGGCAGCACATCCTCTCGCGGGTGGAGACCTACGCGGACCTGGAGCCGGCGCTGCTGGGGCGGGTGGAGGAGCTCATCGACTTCCTGACGGCCCCGGGGGCGTGAGCGGGTTCGCGGCGCGCCACGTCACATTCGCACACCTGTGGTGCGGGGCACGGCGCGGCGGCGGGGGCGGCCGCTAGCATGGGGGCACCACCTGTCGACCGACCGTGCCCGCGGTCCTGCCGCTGAAGGACGCCCGTTGCCCGTGCAGACCTCTCCCCGACCGAGCCGCGAGAACGACCGGCCTCCCTTCGAGGGGCTCTCCGCCGTGGCCCAGCCGCTGACCGTCGCCGAGGACCGCCAGTGGGCGACGCTCGCGCACTTCGGGGGCGTGGCCGGTTTCCTGCCCTCGCTGCTGATCCACCGGGCCTTCCGGGGCCGGGGCCGGTTCACGGAGCAGGAGTCGCTGGAGGCGATGAACTTCACGCTGCTGCCCTCCCTCGTGGTGGTGGCCGGTGCGCTGCTGGCCCCGGTGCCGTTCGTGGGGTGGCTCTTCGCCCTGGCCGCCGCGGCGGCCTGGCTGCTGCTGGCGATCGGGTCGCTGGCGGGCGGCATCCAGGTCAACCGCGGGGAGCCCTACGTCTACCGCTACAACACCCGTCTCTACGACCGGATCGCGGCGCGGCTGGCGGAGCGCTCCCGGGAGCGGGCCGCCCGCCGCTAGCACGCTCGCCCGGCGGGCTCAGCCCAGCAGGCGCCGGACCACGGCGTCGCCGAGCAGGCGCCCGCGCAGGGTGAGCACGACCCGCCCGCCCAGCGCCGCGGCCGGGTCGACGAGCCCGTCGGCGATCAGCCCGGCGACGGCGGCCCGGCCGGGGGCCTCGAGGGCGGTCACGGGCAGCCCGTCGCGGATGCGGGCCTCGAGCATCACCCGCTCCAGCCGGCGGGTCGGGGCGTCGAGGACCTCGCGCCCGGCCGCGGGCGAGTGCCCGGCCCGCACCCGGTTCGTGTAGGGCACCGGGTGCTTGAGGTTCCACCAGCGGGTGCCGCCCACGTGGGAGTGGGCGCCGGGGCCGATGCCCCACCAGTCCTGGTTGTGCCAGTAGGCGAGGTTGTGGCGGCTGCGGTGGGCCGTGCCGTCGGGGCCCGCGGGCCGGGCCCAGTTGCTGACCTCGTACCACTCGTAGCCGGCCTCGGCCAGGAGGCGGTCGGCGAGCTCGTACTTGTCGGCCTGGTCGTCCTCGTCGACCGGGGGGACCTCGCCCCGGCGCATGCGGGCGGCCAGCCGGGTGCCGTCCTCGATGATGAGGGCGTAGGCGGAGACGTGGTCGGGCTCGTAGGACAGCGCCGTGCGCACGGAGTGCTCCCAGTCGGCCAGGGACTCCCCGGGGGTGCCGTGGATGAGGTCCACGCTCACGCCCAGTCCGGCCTCGCGCGCCCAGGCCACCGCCCGGGGGACGTTGTCGGGGTCGTGGGTGCGGTCCAGCACCGCGAGCACGTGCGGGACCGCCGACTGCATGCCGAAGGACACCCGGGTCACCCCGGCCGCGGCCAGCACGGCGAGGGACTGCGGGGTCACGGAGTCGGGGTTGGCCTCGGTGGTGACCTCGGCGCCCTCGGCGAGCCCGAAGCTCGCCCGGGCCTGGTCCAGCACGGCGGCGAGGTCCTCGGCGGGCAGCAGCGTCGGGGTGCCGCCGCCGAGGAACACGCTGTGCAGGGGCCGCACCGCGACCCCGGAGTCCGCCAGCACGCGGCGGGCCCAGCGCACCTCCGCCGCGGCGTCTGCCGCGTAGGCGTCCTGGGAGACCCCGGGGCCCAGCTCGACGGCGGTGTAGGTGTTGAAGTCGCAGTACCCGCAGCGCACCGCGCAGAAGGGCACGTGGACGTAGAGGCTCAGCGTGCGCTGCGCGGAGGCCTCCGCGGCGGAGGCCGGCAGCCGCCCGTCGAGCGGGGCCGGCAGGCCCTCGGGCTGGGCGGGGGCCACTACTTCTTCTTGTCCTTCTTCTCCCCGGCCTCGTCGGAGGACAGCGCCGCGACGAAGGCCTCCTGGGGGACCTCCACCCGGCCGACCATCTTCATCCGCTTCTTGCCCTCCTTCTGCTTCTCCAGCAGCTTGCGCTTGCGGGAGATGTCGCCGCCGTAGCACTTGGAGAGCACGTCCTTGCGGATCGCCCGGATGTTCTCGCGGGCGATCACCCGGGAGCCGATGGCGGCCTGGATGGGGACCTCGAACTGCTGGCGCGGGATCAGCTCGCGCAGCTTGCCGGTCATCATCACCCCGTAGGAGTAGGCCTTGTCCCGGTGGGTGATCGCGCTGAACGCGTCCACGGGCTCGCCCTGGAGCAGGATGTCGACCTTCACGAGGTCGGCGGCCTCCTCCCCCTCGGCCTTCCAGTCCAGGGAGGCGTAGCCCTTCGTGCGGGACTTGAGCTGGTCGAAGAAGTCGAAGACGATCTCGGCCAGCGGCAGCCGGTAGCGCAGCTCGACCCGGTCCTCGGAGAGGTAGTCCATGCCCTTGAGCTGCCCGCGCTTGGACTGGCACAGCTCCATGATCGCCCCGATGAACTCGGAGGGGGCCAGCACGGTCGCCGAGACCATCGGCTCGCGGATCTCCCCGACCCGCCCGGTGGGGAACTCGGAGGGGTTGGTCACGACCGTCTCCGTGCCGTCCTCCAGGGTCACGTTGTAGCTCACCGACGGGGCGGTGGAGATCAGGTCCAGGTCGAACTCCCGCTCCAGGCGCTCGCGCACGATCTCGAGGTGGAGCAGACCCAGGAACCCGCAGCGGAAGCCGAAGCCCAGGGCCGCGGAGGACTCGGGCTCGTAGACCAGCGCGGCGTCGTTGAGCTGGAGCTTGTCCAGGGCGTCGCGCAGCACCGGGTAGTCGGAGCCGTCGATCGGGAACAGCCCCGAGAACACCATCGGCTTGGGGTCCTCGTAGCCGCCCAGGGACTCGGCGGCCGGCTTCTGGGCGTTGGTGACGGTGTCGCCCACCCGCGACTGGCGCACATCCTTCACCCCGGTGATCAGGTAGCCGACCTCCCCCACGCCCAGGCCCGCGGTGGGCTTGGGCTCCGGGGAGATCACCCCGATCTCGAGCAGCTCGTGCTGGGCGCCGGTGGACATCATCCGGATCCGCTCGCGCGGGGTGAGCCGGCCGTCGACGACGCGCACGTAGGTGACCACGCCGCGGTAGGTGTCGTAGACCGAGTCGAAGATCATCGACCGGGAGGGGGCCCCGGGGTCCCCGACCGGGCCCGGGACCTCCTGGACGATGCGGTCCAGCAGCGCCTCCACGCCCTGGCCCGTCTTGCCGGAGACCCGCAGCACGTCCTCGGGGTCCACGCCGATGAGGTTGCCCAGCTCCTCGGCGTACTTCTCCGGCTGGGCCGCGGGCAGGTCGATCTTGTTGAGCACCGGGATGACCGTGAGGTCGTTCTCCATGGCCAGGTACAGGTTGGCCAGGGTCTGGGCCTCGATGCCCTGGGCGGCGTCGACCAGCAGCAGCGCGCCCTCGCACGCGGCCAGCGACCGGGAGACCTCGTAGGTGAAGTCGACGTGGCCGGGGGTGTCGATCATGTTCAGCGCGTAGTCGGCCCCGGCCACGTTCCACGGCATGCGCACCGCCTGGGACTTGATGGTGATCCCGCGCTCGCGCTCGATGTCCATCCGGTCCAGGTACTGGGCCTTCATCTCCCGCGGGGTGACCACCCCGGTGGCCTGCAGCATCCGGTCCGCGAGCGTGGACTTGCCGTGGTCGATGTGGGCGATGATGCAGAAGTTGCGGATGACGGCGGGGTCCGTGGAGGCGGGAACCGGGGCGTTGACGGCCAGCGGAGACACGGGCGGTCCTTTCTCCGGCGGGCGCGGCCCTGCCGGGGATCTCCTGGGAACGGTCGGCAACGGGGACCGTGCCGGGGACTCAGCTGTCCAGTTTCCCACGTTTGGACCGGGCGGGCCATCCGGCCCCGCCCCGGACCCCCGGGGCGGTCCTTCTGCGGCGGGCGCGGCGCCGGTAGAGTGGTGTGCATCACGGTCGGCGAGCACAGGGGTGGAGCCATGGCCGAGCACGAGGCCCCGCGGGACGCGGCGGAGGACCCGCGCCACGGACACCGGGAGGAGCGCGACCGCACCGGCCGCACCGACGCCCCCGGGTCCGGGTACGGGATCCTGGACCGGATCAACAACGTGGTGCTGAAGGTCTACGGGCCCGCGGCACGCCGGCCGTCGGCCGAGCACGGCGCGGACGAGTCCGCCGTGGTGCGCCACTGGTACGAGCAGATGCAGGAGCACTTCGTCGTCGAGCGCGACGAGCGCGGCAACGAGTACCTCTACCACCGCGACGACGTCCCGGAGGAGCCCCCGCCCGGGGCCTCCCACAACTGGTGAGCCGCCGCTGAGCCGCCGCACCGGCACCCGCGGGCCCGGGGACGGGCCGCCCGTGCGCGGCGCTCCCCCGCCGCCGCGCACGGGCGGCCCGTCGTCGCCGCACCGCGCGCCGTCGGGGCCGGCCCGCGGTGCGGATCCGGACGCGGTCGGAACCCGGGGTGCCGTCGGGACCCGGGGTGCCGTCGGGACCCGGGATGCGGTGGGCGCGCCCGTGGCTACAGTGGCGGACATGAAGCTGAACCTGCGCACGCTGGGCCGGCTGGCGGTCCGCGCCCTCGACGTCTACCGCAGCACCCGGCAGGCCCCGGGCCCCGCCACCGGTCGCACCGCGCCCCGCCGGGCCCCCGGACGGCCGGGCCGCCGCGCGCCCGAGGGGCTCTCCCGTCCCTACCCCGGGGACTGGACCGGCCCCGTGCGGCCGGTCTACCGGCCCCTCTCCGACGGCCAGGCCGACCCGGGCGAGGTCGTGTGGACGTGGGTGCCGTTCGAGGAGGACC carries:
- a CDS encoding DUF4870 domain-containing protein — its product is MQTSPRPSRENDRPPFEGLSAVAQPLTVAEDRQWATLAHFGGVAGFLPSLLIHRAFRGRGRFTEQESLEAMNFTLLPSLVVVAGALLAPVPFVGWLFALAAAAAWLLLAIGSLAGGIQVNRGEPYVYRYNTRLYDRIAARLAERSRERAARR
- the hemW gene encoding radical SAM family heme chaperone HemW, with amino-acid sequence MAPAQPEGLPAPLDGRLPASAAEASAQRTLSLYVHVPFCAVRCGYCDFNTYTAVELGPGVSQDAYAADAAAEVRWARRVLADSGVAVRPLHSVFLGGGTPTLLPAEDLAAVLDQARASFGLAEGAEVTTEANPDSVTPQSLAVLAAAGVTRVSFGMQSAVPHVLAVLDRTHDPDNVPRAVAWAREAGLGVSVDLIHGTPGESLADWEHSVRTALSYEPDHVSAYALIIEDGTRLAARMRRGEVPPVDEDDQADKYELADRLLAEAGYEWYEVSNWARPAGPDGTAHRSRHNLAYWHNQDWWGIGPGAHSHVGGTRWWNLKHPVPYTNRVRAGHSPAAGREVLDAPTRRLERVMLEARIRDGLPVTALEAPGRAAVAGLIADGLVDPAAALGGRVVLTLRGRLLGDAVVRRLLG
- the lepA gene encoding translation elongation factor 4; the protein is MSPLAVNAPVPASTDPAVIRNFCIIAHIDHGKSTLADRMLQATGVVTPREMKAQYLDRMDIERERGITIKSQAVRMPWNVAGADYALNMIDTPGHVDFTYEVSRSLAACEGALLLVDAAQGIEAQTLANLYLAMENDLTVIPVLNKIDLPAAQPEKYAEELGNLIGVDPEDVLRVSGKTGQGVEALLDRIVQEVPGPVGDPGAPSRSMIFDSVYDTYRGVVTYVRVVDGRLTPRERIRMMSTGAQHELLEIGVISPEPKPTAGLGVGEVGYLITGVKDVRQSRVGDTVTNAQKPAAESLGGYEDPKPMVFSGLFPIDGSDYPVLRDALDKLQLNDAALVYEPESSAALGFGFRCGFLGLLHLEIVRERLEREFDLDLISTAPSVSYNVTLEDGTETVVTNPSEFPTGRVGEIREPMVSATVLAPSEFIGAIMELCQSKRGQLKGMDYLSEDRVELRYRLPLAEIVFDFFDQLKSRTKGYASLDWKAEGEEAADLVKVDILLQGEPVDAFSAITHRDKAYSYGVMMTGKLRELIPRQQFEVPIQAAIGSRVIARENIRAIRKDVLSKCYGGDISRKRKLLEKQKEGKKRMKMVGRVEVPQEAFVAALSSDEAGEKKDKKK